From the Streptomyces sp. Tu 2975 genome, one window contains:
- a CDS encoding ATP-binding protein — protein sequence MRPMTVPPAGLVHDPDTTHEFTMQFTSTPRGARLARRLVSHRLHGWGHPYDSAANETMTLIAAELVANAVRHGHVPGRDFHLRLAASPARLRIDVTDARTEKRPAKGTRLDSGGAESGRGLVLVEALAADWGVSPRSAAPGKTVWAVVDLP from the coding sequence ATGAGGCCAATGACCGTTCCACCCGCAGGGCTTGTGCACGACCCGGATACCACCCACGAGTTCACGATGCAGTTCACTTCGACGCCCCGCGGAGCGCGGCTTGCGCGGCGCCTCGTATCGCACCGACTGCACGGCTGGGGGCATCCCTACGACTCGGCCGCCAACGAGACCATGACCCTGATCGCCGCCGAACTGGTGGCGAACGCCGTGCGTCACGGGCACGTGCCGGGGCGGGACTTCCATCTGCGGCTCGCCGCCTCGCCGGCGCGGCTGCGGATCGACGTCACCGACGCGCGCACGGAGAAGCGTCCGGCCAAAGGGACGCGGCTTGATTCGGGAGGCGCGGAGTCGGGGCGAGGGCTCGTACTCGTTGAGGCGCTTGCTGCCGACTGGGGTGTCTCGCCGCGCAGCGCCGCGCCCGGCAAGACGGTGTGGGCGGTCGTCGACCTGCCGTGA